TCGGGACGAGGCTGGGGGCCATAGTCGGCGCGCGACTGGGTGCACGGCTAGGTGCTTGACTCCGCCCGCTCAATATCGTCTCAACAGTGGGCGGGGGCGGACGGATGGTGGATTGAGACCTCCCGCTTCGGGCTGAGACGTAGGTTCCGGCATCGTCAACGATGGTGCGGGGCACGGCCGACCTGCTGGCCATGCTGTGTCTTGAGCCTGCGTTACTTTGGTGCTCGTAATCAGTGAGCATAAGGGGGGCGGTTCGGGGAACGGCGGCTTGGCTGCGAGAACGAACACTGCTGCCTCTTTCGAGCTGATAGCGAGACGAGTGCCGGCTGCGGGTGTCGTCGTACAGGTCATCTGCGGCACGGCTTCGAGCGCCGACCTGGCTGTACTTGGCCATGTACTGGGGAGGTGCTCGGTTGTCCGATAGTGCCGGGTAAGCCTCTGGGTACCGGATCTTCTCGACGGTCCTCTCGACTTCGACATAACGTCCGGCCTGCGGATCGGTATATTGATCGGGGAAGGTGGAACGGCGTTGAAACGGAGGGGCGGCTCCGGAGCCATCGAACTCCTGGCGCGGAGCTCGTGCACGTTCCTTGCGCATCATTCCGTAGGTGACGGCAgcgccggcggcggcacCAACAGCTGCACCTAAAAGACTTCCGACAAGGGTGTTTGTAGCGATGCCACCGCTGGATGGAGAGGGCTGAGATGGGATTTCGTCTCTTTTGGTTGGCGATTCGATGACCGAGGTGGTGACGCTTCGACGAAGCATTGTGTAAGGAGGTTCGTTACCGGGAAATGACCCAGAGCGAGCGGCCATGGCGAAGACTGATGAAAAGGTCCCGGCAGTAGCGGAACCGGAAACAGAAGGCGGCGGGGGGGGCTCGGATGCTGCAACGTCGTAATTCCAATCCAGAATACGGCCAGCCTCCTCCGTGGTAGACTGTGTCTTTCGAACAGTAGAGCCAGCGTAGGAGGGAGGATAGTTGGGAGGGGGTTGATATACAACTTCCATGGTGTTACCGTCCAAGTCGGTCACAGTAGCCCGGTGGATATCGCCACTTTGAGTGATTAAAGCGGGACGAGTGAAGTGATCAGCCGGGACGCTGGACAGCAGGTTCGGATTGGCCCGGACGGCAAAGGCGTGGAAGTCAGTGACAGCGGTGGGGGAGGGAGCAGAAAAGACGGCGCGAGAGAGCTTCAGGGGCTCGCTGGAATTGCGGGCCTCGCGGATCTGGAAAATGGGGGTGAGCGGGGACAGTATACCGTATGTGACGGTGCTGGGAAGTCTGCCAGGACCTGAAGTGGTGATGGCCGTCTTGGAGTCGGTGTCGGCGCCTTCGTTGGCGCTGGCGTTGGCGTCCGGGGGAGCGGTCTGGGAAtccgtagatatatagtggATGCCCAGAGATTGAAAAATGGCGGAGTAGAAGGACGTTGAGGAGGGAAGATGGGAGACGTCAAAGTAGGGAGTCATTTGGGGCGGTTGGTAGTAAAGGGCCGGTCCTGATGACTAGATAGGGCGGCTGTTTGAGGTGAGAGTGAAGCGAAGCGAAGAGCTAGGTAACAGGTCGAGAATAGTTTCGTGTAAGTGCCGTTGCGCTTCCGCGGACgcgagggggggggggcagagGCGCAGACAGGCGACTCAAGCTAAGTAGGCTTGGTGGCAGCCTCGTTGATTTGTGCGTTCCTCGAGGTGGTTGCAAAGAAAATTCCGAGTGAAACTATCCAGGGCAACCTATTGATGATGGTGTGTAGGTTTATGGTGGTGCACTGGTGATGGTGGTAGTGCTAGTGGGTGATTTGGTGAGGTATTGACAGGCAGGCAGCGTAGCACCGAGACAGATACCAGAATGCTAATGACAACAAGAAAGGGGAATCAACCTCAAGCATGCCAGGTCCCGACTCCTGCGTGAAAGGAAATGCTTAAAAGAGATACTTCTTAGTCTgacgagggggaggggggggggggggagaggGCACGCGCAACCGACATAAACCAAGCTGTGAGAGGGTCAAGACTCAAGCAAGTCTGCCCGCACATATGTGTCTTATGTACCTACTCCCATCGGTAGCTACCTACCTAGATACCTTGCAACGTCTCTGGCAACCCACCCACCTGCAACTATGTACAAGACCTACTTTACCTGGGAGGTGAATACTGGCAGCCATACGGAAGCCAGTACTTTGTCTTCAGGGTACGGCGTGCCTAGGTAGGGTATCATCAGCGGCACATCCATCACTCCAGTAGCACGGGGCCGCCATAAACTGACAGCTTGTCCCTGCTGCTGAGCCcaacctacctaccttaccttgaggCAGCTTAACGGAAACCCCACTCACAAGTCGGTAAGGAGTCGCACTTTTCGTCCAGTGCCTTCTGGCCAAATCCAATATGCAGCCAGCCCGTTCCGGTTGAGCCCAGTGCAGCTGCCATGGTGTGTGGTGAACTGCAGCTAGTGGCCGGTGATGAAGGTGGCATGTCCACATTGCGCCGGGACATCCAGCCGGAGACCTCAGACGGGCCACGGAAGCATAGGGCGGACCACTTGATCTTTTTCGGCGCCTCTGAAAGATGAGGCTATCCTAACGCCGCGCCAGCCAGTTTAGCATAGCCTGTACAGAGTACAGGTGTACGGATGCCAACTACGTGTAATTTGCCCCATCCTTCAGATACCAGCATTCATTCCCTCATTCTGAAGGGCGACTGACTGGTGTCATTGGGACCGTGGTCAGGCCCAGCCGCCCAACGATGTACATACAACCGGCCACAGGCAAGCGCCGCTTGGTATCGGGAGCTGGAGCTGGGGCTGGGGCTAGAGCCGGGCTACGTGTACGAATACCTGGCAGAACCGAGGAACGAGAAGTCAAGTGGTGCTTCAGGTGGGTAGATCATCCTGCAAGCAGCAACGGCTGCCGCATCTCACGATCTGGATCGTGTCGGGAGCATGGTCGTCAATGTGTGGTCTGTATGATGTTGATACGGGTCCTAATCTCAGTCTCAGTCCGGAGTATTCTTGCGGATAGTGGCACTGGAGCGTTTGATCGTTTCGTCGTGTCCGGCTACTATTCGTCTCTTCAAGCCCCGCCTTGGCCTTTGTTGCTGCAGACTCATTTGTCGTGCCCTGAGTTAAACCAGGATGAGAGTAGCCACCCTCTCGGGACCGCTAGAGAGATGGATCAAGATTGCAGGTATCCGTAGAATCCTTGGTCCAGACGAAAGCTAGAGGCGGTGGGAGCACTTGTGGGAGAGGAAAAACATGAAGAGAGAAGGGAGAAAAGGAAGCCTTCTCGAATGCTATTAGCGACCCATGCCACAAAGGGTTCCATTTGGTATTGGAAATATCCAAGACTGTCTTTCGGGTAATAAGTGAGCTAAACCGGCCGAGAAATGCCGCACTGCAGATTATCCAACCCTGGGGAACGAAAGGCGGTCGTCAGAAATCACTTGGTATAAAAGTCGCGTCTATAACTACTGTCATTGGACGGACTGGACGCACGAGTGCGCGGGAGTCCCGTCGGAAGCGTTTGCGGCTTCCAAGTGGTCCGCTGGAAGCAGCACCTCAGTAcataaggtaccttaggtaggtaggtaccttggtCCTTGGGTATGAAAAAGCCGCTCGTTGCGCGCGGTCCAAATGAGAAGCAGCTGCCATGCTCTGGAAGACGAAGTGAGCGTGGTAAAGTACCTCAGGTATCCATCCACACATCAAAGTGCAAACTAAGGCACATTAAGGTATCTCTTGTATGATAAATCAATAGAAGCTACCTCATTATCCGCTCCACGTTTCCTGTCTCCCACCTCACTGTCCCAAGTAGCTTGACCTGGATTTCCTCGATACCAAATGTCCCTTGACCTAAGGTATTACCTCACCTAGCAGGCACGGTACCTACCATCTCTTGGGAAAGTCTCTGTGCTCTGCAAATGTACTTTCCAATTTCGCATCTGTCTGTAACTCACCGCATCCACCCCCCTTCCACCACGTCGCAGCTTGCCAGGCTTTTTCGCGGCTTTACCTTCCTTGACCGACTTGCCCTGACGTGCTGTATTCTCTATGAGTCTCCATCTTTCGTATGGATATCAAATCCTACAATGAGGTGGTGGTTTGCGCCGTTCCATCTCCGAATACAGATATCATCTCCACTTTGCCTGGGCACCATAGCTGCCAGCATGGTGCACCCAGCCTCGCACTTTCTAGCTCGCGTGCTTCCAGATCAATCAACTTGTCACGAGATTGTGAGCTGGCCATGCCGCCCATTGTCGGATTTCAGCATGTTCAAGTCTCAACCCCCATACCAGAAGGGCACTAATGCAACTATGCGTCCACCTTGCCTGCTGCCCAACCTCCCACCAGCTTGAGTCCCCGGGTCCCCGACATGTTTTGTGAGCTCAGTACGGAGGATTCAGGACAAATGCGCATATCCATCCGTATGGACGCATACATATCTCCTCCCAGCCAGTCGGGCACATCGGTCCGCGCCGCCCTGTTCCACGCGCCCCCAACCTACCCCCTGCTTTTGTCAACTTTGCCCGTCGATTCTATCACATTCGAACCGTCAAGTGGTAATGCGGTGTACACACCAGCCCAGTCTGACTCCCTCACATGCACACGCGGGGCAGTTCCATGCATGGTAAGGCGAACGAGCCTCACTATTGTCGCGTCCCTCTTCGTCCCTGAGCAGACTGAGGTGACCAACAAACACTTCATTTTGCCTTCCATGCCGTAGTCCACTCAGGCATCAATGACAAGCCAAATCACAAACTCAACCGTTGCCCGACACTGTTTTTTCATCTTTCGTTCAACCGCACCTATCTATGCTCATCAGTCCAGCACCTTCTTGGCAATCCATGAGTCTATGCGGCAGTCTTTCGTCTTTCCTTTTCGTCTAGGATGCCTTCAACACCTAATTAAGGAAGTTAGACAGAAACACGCGGCTTCGTACCGCAGTACATTCACGGGCACACACGCATTTGGATCATATTCATAGTACACGGCATCTTGATTTCTTAACCCAACAAACACGGTAGATACATTGTCTTTCTAACTGGCCTCCAAGTATGAGGCCTTGCAACACCTATCCGCGTAGCCGCTAGTATCCAGCTATACACCATTAGTCCTTGAAACGTCGTCCTTgttttccttttccttttccttATTTTTTTTGGTATGCTCCCCAGCGACACCGCTGAGCGTTTGGTCGCAATGTACCCTTTTTCATGTGCAAATCAAAGGGTGGCCCGTTTTGTCACGGCACTTGCCGAGAGCACGAAGATATTACTCTAACAATAGCCAAGGCCGCCACCCCTATAGATCCTGAGTAAGGGGCAAACAAAAAGAAACGACAACTTAGGTTGAAGTTGAACTGTCAAGGCGGAGAAAGCGCCTTGGACCCGTTGTCGAACGCCCCGGTTTTGGTTGCAAAAACAGCGACAGCGATGGCACAGGTAACCCAAGTTTCCAAGATCGCGCGCGGACACCATGATGTTGTATCGTGATTCCGTAGGCGCAACCCCTCGACTTTCAATTTGCCGCTCTGATTCGCCATCGCTGCTGCCTGGATTCGTGTCCCCGCAACGTGAACGACTGAGTAGATGTCGGGTTTCGACTACTGAATGTCCCAGGAATCCTCAGCAGCGTGGCAAAACTTGCTGCAAGCAACGCTGGCGGACAAGCTGTAGTTGCTGATGGAAATCTTCTCGTCGACGAGGCCATCAGCAAAGGTATCGGCACCCTTTGCCATGGCACCAACGAAGACGCAAACACTCTCCTTGGGGGCGAGCGTGTCGATGTAGTCTCTGACGTGTACCAGAGGGGCCTCGAAACTGAGCGTCACCTTGCGGCAGTTGGGCGGAAGGTGATCGGTGATGGGATTCTGGATTACACGAAGCAGCTTCTCCTGCGAGTTGGTCGAGCGGATGGACAGGCGATGCAGCAGTTGAACCATCAGACCGGCAAAGCGCTTGAATGTACGCGGGATGCGAACAGACGGCGAGACCTCGATCAAGACACCCTTGGCGGTATGAATGTAGATCTGAAGCTTGCCGGCCTTGTTGATGGGGGAGTCGAGCAGGGTCAGGAGGCACTAGTCAGTATGGTCAGCATGTTGGATGCAGACACGGCGGGCTAGGCGCGTTGAGGCGCAAAAGCAGTAGCACAAGCAAGGGCAAGAGCAAGAGCAAAAGCAAAAGCAGTTCGCTGGTAGTATCCAACCTGATGTGTAATATCCGGGCGCGCGTCACTAATGTCGCGGTTCATCTTGCGCATAACTCCAATATGCTCGTCGCTGTTGAGTAGCGAGTACTTTTCCTCACGTTGGACGCCGTTGCGGCCGGTGCCGCCATGTGAAGCCTTGTAGGTCTCGAGACTGGCGTTGGAGAGAACGACAATGAGGCGCTGAGAATCCTTGTCGGTAGGAGGGATGGCGGTGTGCTGCTCAGCGACCAGCTGAGGGAGAGCCGGAGGGGGAAGAGACTGGGTGCCTGTTGGGATACGCAGGTTAGCAAACCTATGTCAATGAAGCAGAGCCAGCTGTGTGGGCTTGCCCTTGTGCGAACTGTCTGCCATGGCTTCCATCGTGTCGCGATTGCCTGCGTTGTGCTGGACACTCGATATGTGGTGTTTGGGGTAGGGGACGAGGTGAAGTGTGCAGGGCGGCGGGGTAGCTACGGCTTATAACCACGAAATGCTGCGCGCAATTGGAAGTAGGATGACTGGCGCAGAGGCTGTCCGTGAAGAAGGAGGTTCCCGGAATGACAGCGGCAGACAATTGCAATAGGGAGGAGCCCTGGATTCGGGGTTTTCACTTGATGCAAGGGAAAACGTGAGTCGCGCAAGGGACGCACATTGGGAACTTACGAGGTCGCTTGACGCCAGCACGGGCCTCTGGGGAAGACATGttgattttttttttggagGGGGAAATTCGACGATGGGGTGGTGAGATTCGGTGCAGGTTTTTCCCGGCTTCTTCTTCTGTTTTCTCTTCTTGTCTCGTTACACAGACAGGAAGGTGCGTACAGCAGGCGCGTTGTTGCACACAGCAAACAATGAAATGAGAAAGTAGTGAGAGAAAAAATATGAAGAATAGTTGAGTGAACAGATATGGAATAGATCTGGTCACAGAGGTGAGGAGAG
The Colletotrichum lupini chromosome 6, complete sequence DNA segment above includes these coding regions:
- a CDS encoding essential for mitotic growth 1, yielding MSSPEARAGVKRPRKFPMAPPYCNCLPLSFREPPSSRTASAPVILLPIARSISVQHNAGNRDTMEAMADSTQSLPPPALPQLVAEQHTAIPPTDKDSQRLIVVLSNASLETYKASHGGTGRNGVQREEKYSLLNSDEHIGVMRKMNRDISDARPDITHQCLLTLLDSPINKAGKLQIYIHTAKGVLIEVSPSVRIPRTFKRFAGLMVQLLHRLSIRSTNSQEKLLRVIQNPITDHLPPNCRKVTLSFEAPLVHVRDYIDTLAPKESVCVFVGAMAKGADTFADGLVDEKISISNYSLSASSKPDIYSVVHVAGTRIQAAAMANQSGKLKVEGLRLRNHDTTSWCPRAILETWVTCAIAVAVFATKTGAFDNGSKALSPP